One Triplophysa dalaica isolate WHDGS20190420 chromosome 11, ASM1584641v1, whole genome shotgun sequence genomic window carries:
- the smoc2 gene encoding LOW QUALITY PROTEIN: SPARC-related modular calcium-binding protein 2 (The sequence of the model RefSeq protein was modified relative to this genomic sequence to represent the inferred CDS: inserted 1 base in 1 codon), with the protein MRVSVLLVVVLLCALYAGNAHKLSALTFLRVEQDKECNMDCSGADRKPLCASDGRTFSSRCEFLRAKCRDPQLEVSRGQCKDTSRCVAEKRYTEQQAKRVFPQVFVPVCNPDGTYSEIQCHSYTGYCWCVTPGGRPISGSAEANKKPQCQGSKNGKVNPKEPAKADDSVTVVMEPQPSTDEEDIVSQYPTLWTEQRRSRQNRTRTQSTSCDQEQLTAQEDARQHKNNAVFVPDCAHGGLYKPVQCHPSTGYCWCVLVDTGRPIPGTSTRYEQPKCDGNARAHPNKAKDYYRSRHLQGCPGEKKAEFLTSVLDALSTDMVHAVTDPASAGRMLEPDPSHTLEERVVHWYFSQLDKNSSGDIXKKEIKPFKRLLRKKSKPKKCVKKFVEYCDVSNDKALSLQELIGCLGVTKEEGAKTGEGTTSSKLNLSKKQG; encoded by the exons tTTCTGCGTGTGGAACAGGATAAAGAATGTAACATGGATTGTTCCGGAGCTGATCGTAAGCCGCTGTGCGCATCCGACGGCCGGACCTTCAGTTCCCGCTGCGAGTTTCTCCGTGCAAAGTGCCGTGACCCTCAGCTGGAGGTCAGCCGAGGGCAATGCaaag ATACATCCAGGTGTGTGGCAGAGAAGAGGTACACAGAACAGCAAGCTAAGAGAGTCTTCCCGCAGGTGTTTGTACCTGTCTGCAACCCTGACGGAACCTACAGTGAG ATCCAGTGTCACAGCTACACTGGTTACTGCTGGTGTGTAACGCCCGGTGGCCGACCAATCAGTGGCTCTGCAGAAGCCAATAAGAAACCTCAATGTCAAG GTTCCAAGAACGGAAAGGTGAATCCAAAAGAGCCAGCAAAAGCAG ATGATTCGGTCACTGTCGTGATGGAACCCCAGCCGTCCACAGATGAGGAAG atatcGTCTCTCAGTACCCCACACTGTGGACAGAACAGCGGCGGAGCCGACAAAACAGGACCAGAACTCAAT CGACCTCATGTGATCAGGAGCAGCTGACGGCACAGGAAGATGCaagacaacataaaaataatgctGTGTTTGTGCCGGATTGTGCTCATGGAGGCCTTTACAAGCCAGTACAGTGTCATCCTTCCACTGGGTACTGCTGGTGTGTTCTGGTGGACACAGGCCGGCCCATACCTGGAACATCTACAAG ATACGAACAACCGAAATGTGATGGAAATGCCAGAGCTCATCCCAACAAAGCGAAGGACTATTACAGGAGCAGACATCTGCAAG GATGTCCCGGGGAGAAGAAAGCAGAGTTCCTCACTAGTGTCTTGGATGCGTTGTCCACAGACATGGTGCATGCGGTGACTGACCCCGCCTCTGCTGGCAG GATGCTGGAGCCAGACCCCAGTCATACTCTGGAGGAACGAGTGGTTCACTGGTATTTCAGTCAGCTCGACAAAAACTCCAGCGGCGATA gaaagaaagaaatcaaacCCTTCAAACGCTTACTGCGCAAGAAATCCAAACCCAAAAAGTGCGTGAAGAAGTTTGTGGAGTACTGTGATGTCAGCAACGATAAGGCTCTGTCTCTGCAGGAACTGATAGGATGTCTGGGAGTCACAAAGGAAGAGG GGGCAAAAACCGGTGAAGGCACAACCTCTAGCAAACTG AACCTGTCAAAGAAACAAGGCTAA